A single window of Candidatus Woesearchaeota archaeon DNA harbors:
- a CDS encoding AAA family ATPase, with translation MTLFKDMLRSDESIFQDTVALDYDYIPKLVPFREKEQRFIAACIKPLFQKRNGKNVFIYGRPGVGKTVATRHVVNELEEETADIIPIYINCWQRNSSYKIMLELCSKLDYRFTQNKKTDELFDIVKEIINKKSAVFVFDEIDKAEDVDFIYFILENIYRKTVIIVTNYKSWLDELDERLKSRLLPELIEFPPYDEKETYEILKRRLEYAFVPGVWDEDAFGIIAEKSAEIGDIRTGLFLMREAGNCAENKSSRKIKMEHAKEALKKLENFSIKSSDSLEDDEKLILSIIKQNSGEKIGDLFGIYQKKSGQASYKTFQRKVSDLEKNKFVSIRKIIGSGGSTSIITYQTTKKLTEF, from the coding sequence ATGACCTTATTCAAAGACATGTTAAGATCAGATGAGTCAATATTCCAGGATACTGTTGCCCTTGACTATGATTACATTCCGAAGCTTGTCCCATTCCGTGAGAAAGAGCAGCGATTCATCGCAGCCTGCATAAAACCCTTATTCCAGAAAAGAAACGGGAAGAATGTATTCATCTACGGCAGGCCCGGTGTTGGCAAGACAGTTGCAACAAGGCATGTTGTGAACGAGCTTGAAGAGGAAACTGCTGACATTATCCCGATCTACATAAACTGCTGGCAGCGGAACAGCAGCTACAAAATCATGCTGGAGTTATGCAGCAAGCTCGATTACAGGTTCACGCAGAACAAGAAAACAGATGAATTGTTTGACATTGTAAAGGAAATCATCAATAAAAAATCAGCTGTTTTTGTTTTTGATGAAATCGACAAGGCAGAGGATGTTGATTTTATTTATTTCATCCTGGAGAACATTTACAGGAAAACAGTGATTATCGTGACAAACTACAAATCCTGGCTTGACGAGCTTGATGAAAGGCTGAAGTCAAGGCTGCTGCCTGAGCTGATTGAATTCCCGCCTTATGATGAAAAAGAAACTTATGAAATTTTGAAGCGCAGGCTGGAGTATGCGTTTGTTCCAGGAGTCTGGGATGAAGATGCATTCGGAATAATTGCAGAAAAATCAGCAGAGATTGGCGACATAAGAACAGGGCTATTTTTAATGAGAGAAGCAGGAAACTGCGCTGAAAACAAAAGCAGCAGGAAGATAAAGATGGAGCATGCAAAAGAAGCATTAAAAAAGCTTGAAAATTTTTCAATAAAAAGCAGCGATTCATTGGAAGATGATGAGAAACTTATACTGAGCATCATAAAGCAGAATTCAGGTGAAAAAATAGGGGATTTGTTTGGCATTTACCAGAAGAAAAGCGGGCAGGCATCTTACAAGACATTCCAGAGGAAAGTGTCTGATCTTGAAAAGAACAAGTTTGTCAGCATCAGGAAGATCATAGGATCAGGCGGAAGCACGTCGATAATTACGTACCAGACGACTAAGAAGCTGACGGAGTTTTAA